The Apium graveolens cultivar Ventura chromosome 3, ASM990537v1, whole genome shotgun sequence sequence AATTAGGTAATAATGTTGATTAATTTTTTTAGGGTTGGTTGATTAGGTGGTTATATTACAATGCCATCGTTTATGCCGGCATCCAAGGCGATAGGGCGGATATTATTTCGAAGAAATGGTGTTAGGCAGGTGGTGAGTTGTAATAAGAATTTTGGGGGACTGGGAAATCGTGTTCAGACACGGTGGTTGAGTAGCATTGGCTGCGTTGATAGATATCCGTTGGTTAGTGATCCAATTGGGTGTGTGAGGAAGGATGATTGTTTCTCGATAGGAGGAATTACGTGTCATGGTTTCGTTCAAAGAAGGGGGTTTCTCGGATGTGGTGATGGGGAGGAGGGGAATGTCTTGGCCAAAGTTTACGAGGAGAGACGGGTTTTAGGGTGAGTtatttttggatttcttttcgcTATGATCATTAATTGAAGTGCTTCTTTTTTATTGAGGCAATTGTTATAACGTCATTGCATGTTGCTCTGAATTTATGTATGTGATGGCATCAGATTTATAGTCTCCCTACGACCTTAGCCGTAAGAATCTTAAATAGAAACATGGCCTCCCCCGCTCCATATGGCCATGGTTCCAGGAAACCTGTTACACGACTGATACACGACGGAGGGCCTACGCCCCCCGTAGGCATAATGCACCTTCGGAATCCGTAAGTTAAAATATCTGCAAACCCCAAATGATAAAAGGTTATTACCGAAAGCTCAATATCCGTAGGCTGTTGGCCTCACAACTCAACCTTATCCTCTGAACTTTACACGTGTCACTCACCAAAGTACCATGTCATATCCTTTCCTTTTCCCT is a genomic window containing:
- the LOC141711431 gene encoding uncharacterized protein LOC141711431 isoform X2 encodes the protein MPSFMPASKAIGRILFRRNGVRQVVSCNKNFGGLGNRVQTRWLSSIGCVDRYPLVSDPIGCVRKDDCFSIGGITCHGFVQRRGFLGCGDGEEGNVLAKVYEERRVLGYSPEQLFSVVAAVDFYSDFLPWCERSDIVKRFPDGSFDAELEIGFKFLVESYMSHVEMKKPTYIKMATMFFKEVATRLVGSFNDRCRLIYGPEVPVSKYSTEKQNA